In Dama dama isolate Ldn47 chromosome 10, ASM3311817v1, whole genome shotgun sequence, the sequence caatccctgggtcgggaagatcccctggagaaggaaatggcaacccactccagtattcttgcctgggaaaagtgatggtcagaggagcctggcggtctacagtccatggggttgcaagagtcagacacgacttagtgactagaccaCCAGCAGCACCAGAGTCAAGCTGGGCACTGGAGCTGAGTGGGCTCTGCGTTCAGGGTGTGAGTCTCCTAAGCCCTCAGAGGACAGTGTGACTTCAGAGGCTTGTCCATGCTGCGGGCAGcagcccctccctgctcccctgtcCTCTTCAGGCCCCAGTCACCAGCAGGGTCTCTGCCTCCTACccatgctccccacccccagcaaacACCAGCAGGTACCCTGAACTCAGATTTTTTATTGTATTCAAGTAAAAACTGGCCAGAGCCACAGAGGGTGGCAAAGAAAAGGAGTGGGTGGAAGCTGAGGATACTGAGAATCAGGTCTCAAGCATGTCGGTCCAGTGCTCCTGTGGAGACAAGAGAGTTGGTGAaaggcagcccaggagacagggtGGGGCAGAGAGGCTGGGGCCCAAGCCACCTCTCACCTCTTCTAATTCCGAGTCCTCCGAGTCCTCCTCGGTGCCCATCCGGCACAGCCAGATCAGGTCTCCCCACAGCAGTGAGTTCTTACAACTACCAGGGGGTATGGTTGATAGGAAACAGAGTCAGGATCACAAGCCTCCTCCAGGCCAGGAGCTGGGTGCCAAGAGAAGGGCTTGGCTACCCCAGGCCTGGATTTGGACAATTGGGcacccccttcccaccttcctgGAGTTAAACCAGGCTGGAGCAGGGATGTGGGACTCACCCAGGGCATGCGCCCTCTAGAGGCAGAAGCTGCCCTGGTTCCTCCTGCAGGAACTCCTCTGCCAGGCAGATCACATGGGCCCTTAGGGAGCAGCCAGGGTGCGGGCAACACAGGGGGCTCTCTTCATCCTGTCAGAGGTGGCAGGCAGGTAAGAGAGAAAACGGGGAGTAATCATGTAGCTAACAATGGTGAAGTTTCTATGGACCACACACTGTTCCAAGGGCTTCACATAAACATTCCTATGAGGCATGTGCTACTATTATTTGCAtttacagtaaagaatccacctgcaatgcgggagacctgggtttgatccttgggttgggaagatcccctagaggagggcatggcagcccactccagtattcttgcctggagaatcccatggacagaggagcctggtgggctacagtccatagggttgcagagagtcagacacgttgagcaactaaacacagcacataggtaaggaaactgaggcaccgagAGGCTAAAATACTGGTCCACGGGGACTAAGCTGGCCAGTTTTCTCTGAGTGGGAGCAGTGATTATCTAACAGTATGGCTAGGGCAGCCAGACCTAGAGTTCCTTACAGGCTGAGAGATTTCAGACAGGTCACTTAATCCCTGAATGGCAAGAACTCAACTTACACTTACTGAGAGCTCAGTGGAAGCCAGACACATCATCTcagttaatttattaaatatttattggccACTTGCTCTGCACCAGACCCTGTTCTACCatagtgaaaaggaactaaatgcCCCTATGGAGTTTGatatgggggtgagggtgggaaagactgataataaggtaaataaaatatacaatatgtCAGACAATAACAGGCGTTAAACGAAGCCAGGGAGATGTACAAGAAAGATAGGCAATTTTAGATGGAGAGCCAAGGAAGAGCTGACCAGAGGAGAGGTGGCATTTTCTTAAGATGGAGGGTCTAGGGAAGAATTTTTCAGTCCAAGGGGAGGAGCAAAGGCCCGGAGGCGGCCCTGGCGTTGAGGAATAGCCACAAGCACTATTCCCACTGCAGAGTCGagagtaggacttccctggtggtccaatagttaagaactcgcctgccagtgcaggagacacaggttcgatccctgatccggaaaATCCCACACGCCTGGGGAGCTCGAgtttgtgctccacaagagaagccatggcaacgAGAAGCCCGGGCggcaagtagagagtagcccccgctctgagcaactagagaaagcccatggacagaaaagaagACCGAGAGCAGacaaaaacgaaaaaaaaaaaaaaaaaaagaataataaatgggTAGAGATGGGGGTAGAGTGGCCAAAGGGTGTCAGTGGACGGCCGAGACCCTTGATCCTAAGTCCTCTGAACCCTACCTAGACTGCCCTGACCCGTCTTACCTGGAGCGCACGTGCGCAGAGGGTGCAGCGGGCGTCGACGTCTAGCTCCGGCTCGCATCCCGTGTCGTCGGAAGGACCTGCCTGGCTCCTCAGGGCTGGGGCCCGGGGCGGTGGAGGCCCGAAGGCCAGTGGCATGTGAGGTGGCGGCGGTGGGCAGAGGTCCTGGCGGAAGTCAACGCGCAGCCAGCGCAGGGTGAGCGGGAGGCGCGCCCAGGGCGGCGCGCGCAGCATGTGAGCCAGGACGCGCAAGTGGAAGGCGAAGGTGGCCTCTCCGCGCAGGCGCCGACCGACGTGCGTCAAGCGGCGCGAGGCTTGTGGGTGCTGCCAGGCCCACTCGAACTGCAGGCGAGGGGGTACACAGCTTCAGGACCAGCCAAGAAGGGGGTCCGCGGGGGGAAGGGGGCTCCCCGGGGAAGGGGGCTGCCCGGGGAGGGCCCTGAGGCCTAGCCCTGGTCCTCCCGCTGCCCCCAACTCCTTTTTACCCTAAGAGCAGCCACTGCAGAGGGGAAGCCGTGTACGATGAGCACCATCTCCCTAGCGAAGAGAAGGAGGGCGCGCGACCCGtgagccccccgccccaccccatgtCAAACCGAATCCCCTGGCCTACCGGAGAGTGGGGTCACATCGGCTTCACGCCTAGCCCACGAGGCCCTGCTCCCTTCGTGGAGGTATAGCCAGCCCCTCGCACCTGCTAACCGCTGGCCCCGCCTCTAGTCACAGGCGCTTAACAGCCCGCCTCAGTTCCTCTCCCTTCCAAGCTTTCTCTATTCCAACCCAGTCTTGTTCACCAAACTCCCTGTCACTGTCAAACCTAGATCAGTCCCCTTCCCACCCAACCCGGTCCTCTGAGACCCCGGCCCACACAGGGCTCCTCCTCCGCGGCGATAGGCCCACCCCCGTTACTCCCGCCCCCGGCCCTGCCCCCTTGCGGGCACCGCCCACTGCCACAAGCCTGGCTCCGCCCCTCTCCCTCGCCGGCCCCGCCTTCTCCTGGAAGCCCTCCTCCTCCTGACCGTGACCCGCCTTCTCTTACCACGGCCCGCGCCCACTGGTCCGCCACGCCCCGCCTTTTTTGCGGCCCCCGTTGTGCTGCTGCACCCGACGAGCAGGATTGACGGTGAACCCCACGTAGACGCGGCCCCGGTGCCTAGGGTTCAGACAATAGAGCAGGTAGACGCCGAAGAAGCGTCCGGACCTCGCCGCGCCCCCTGCGGGGCCCATCGCCAACTTGGGGGTTGATTATTGTGGCCTGGGACCCGGGGAGGGCTGGGCTGCCACGGCCGCAAGATGCTTGTCTCAGAAAAAGCGCTTGGGAACGATCCCGAGGTACCCTAGAAGTCACAGCAATGCAAACTCGTGCGCCCTCTCCTATTTGGAGCTAGGGTGTCCAATCCGGCGCACAGAACCCGGGTTGCTGTGCAGGCGGCGGGTACCGATTAGAGTCTGCTGGAACCTCATGCAGACTCTGACAGAGGCGGAAACCGAAGACAGTTGGAAAACTGGGCTTGGGATAGGGCGGAAGTGCTGAGTTTACGGACGTCTTAGTAAGGGCGGAAGTAGGTGCCTCAGCGGAAGTGGCGCCAGTAAGGGCGGAAGCAGTGTGGCTGGGGTCAGTGGTGGGGTTCCATCCCCGCTGGGCTGCCGCCCTCGCTGGGCTGCCACAATGGAACTCAGTGCCGAGTACCTCCGGGAGAAGCTGCAGCGGGACCTGGAAGCGGAGCACGTGGTGAGTTGAGCGGCCTGGGCTCTCCCAACGAGGGGAACAGGGCTTCCGGGGGCGGACTTGCACCATCCACACCATTCTGCCCCATAGGAAGTGGAGGACACGACTCCCAACCGTTGCGCGTCCAGCTTCCGAGTCCTTGTGGTGTCGGCCAAGTTCGAGGGGAAACCGCTGCTTCAGAGACACCGGTGAGATTCCGGGAACACCTTCTTCAGCAGGGCCGCAGCTCTGGGACCACATCCCGGGCCGCCTCCCGAAACCTTAACTCTCATTCCCATCCATGCGGCCCCCACCACAGACCACCACCCCAGGGATCCCGCCTTCGTGGCCCCAGCATCAAATATTCAGACTTAAGCCCTCTACCTCTCTTGTTTCCAGGTCCCGGGGACTACAACCTGGGGGACCCCTCCAGTCTCCCGGCAGACCCTAGGTTCGGGGACTGCGAGCCAGGCCCCAGCCTGCCCATTTCTAACCCCATCTCTCTCCCAGGCTTGTGAACACTTGCCTAGCCGAAGAGCTCCTGCACATTCACGCTTTTGAGCAGAAAACCCTGACCCCAGAGCAGTGGGCCCGTGAGCAGCAGAAATAAGGGACGCGGACCTGCACACCCATTAAATGATGAATCAGGGCCAGCTTCCGTGTCAGTGTGTTGTGTGTATGGGAAGTGTGCAGAGGCTGGGTCTAGGGCCTGGCTTCTCCCTGCCCTCCACTCTCCATTGTTTTACTTTGGACAAGTCCCTCTCCACACACAGGCCTCTGTGTCCCCACTTATAAGTGAAACATCTGTCTTTAAAGTCCCTTCCGGGGTGGGCCTTGGTGGACTCCTTGGGGTACTTCCAATACTCACCCAACTCCCCATTCTTTGACCATTTCTGGGCGTTCTGTTCAGTCCTCTTTCAAAATGCACAGATGAGAAAGTGCTCAAGGTTTCAGGAGCAAGTGCAAACCTCTCCTTCTCAGTATATCACCCCAATGTCAAAGCATAATAGAGGATTTCACACACCCCCTACAAGTCCTCCACAACCTCAGGGACCTGGTCCCCCAGCAGGGCCTTCCCAGCACCTGGAATGCTGGTGTTTTCTGGCCCCTGGAGAGGGTCCAGTGACCCTTTGGTCCTGGGCTTGATGTGGCCACAGCTGTCCCCCGTGGTGAGGTTTTTCTGGAATGGAGAGGTGGGCTGGGCATAGGGGTAGGGTTACAGCAGGCAAATAAGGTCACCAGAGCCACATAGTTGGGGCAGGTGATGCCCTGGTGTCAACACGGGTGACAGGGTTGCCTAGGCCTTACACAGACAAGGTCTCCAAGATCCAAGAGAAATAGCAAGTGTCCTAATTGGGGCCAGACCTCTTTGGGGGTGAGAAATTGTGGGTTTCATCATCCCACCCACCCTGTTCCTCTGTTTTCAAGGCCAGTTTCTTGGCCCCTAAATTACTGTCaccaccctcaccccccacctccctcttttGTTTGTATCATAGGGAGCTAGGAGTCATGATGAGTAGAGGTTAACCTTTTTGAGTTTCAGGGATCCTttcctgaacttttttttttcagtttccctgGGCCAGGAGAACTAGCAACTACTCACAAGTCTGCTTCACTGGGAGGGCCCAACAtcgcattgtgtgtgtgtgtgtgtgtgtgtgtgtgtgtgtgtgttggcggggtgggggtggggggttaggCTCAGGCTCCAGCTCCAGATGGTCTGCTTCTCTCTATGCCACACCCCTGATTGGATCCACCCACCGTGTTCACAGAGCTATGGCAGAATCCCTCCCCTTTCTATAGATGAGCAACGGAGACCTGGAGAGAagggacttgcccagggtcacatggcTTACAGAGAGATTGAGGCCCAAGTGGGCAGACAGGGACATCTGTACGGCAAGCCCAAGGGGAGGAGGGGTTCACATGGGACATTTcctccttgctggtccctgcTCAGATGCACAAAGGCCTGCTGTGGCCAGGACACCCATCCTCGATAGCCATGTCCCAGCTCAGGGGGTCACCTGCTAAGTTGGCCATCAAAAACCTACTTCCAACCCCCCTTCCCCCAACCCTCTGCCCACGCCCTGCCAATACAGGTCCCTCTTATAGAGGCCAGACCCAGGCAGAAGTCACCGACAAGGCTCAAGTGGCAGCCTCATGGTGCAGGAAAGGCTCTGAACTGGACGGGAAGCCTGCGTCATAACTCAGGATCTGCTGGCTCCTGCTCTGCCCCTCACTTGTAAACTAAGGTTGGGCCCACTATTTTGGTTCTAAGCTTCCTCCCTACAAGGAACCCCTAATTTTGATCCCTTGGGCCTACAGCTTGACAGCTGTCATGTAAGCGCTGGTTGCTTCATTTCCCCCACAAGCAGCAGGGTCAGGACAGCTGATGTTGTGGTTGACTAGCAAAGGTAGATTGGGGAGTAATGAGAATGACCGAAGCTCCATCCAGGCTAGAGCCCTGAGCAGCTCAGACCTACCAGCTGGAAAACAGAGCACCCACATCAGCACAGGGTGGCTCCCCCCTGCCCCACAAAGGCCTGTTCCTGTCTGTGGAGGGTGGGGGTTCCCAGGccccaggatctaatgcctgatgatctgggATGacgctgatgtaataataatagaaataaagtgcacactaAGAGCTCGGGCGGCGGGAGGAGCGGCAGCGGTCAGGCTACTCAGCTTCGCGAAGGCTCTCGGCGCGCCGCGGCCCTCAGGCACCCGGCTCTCGCCCGCCCCGCCGCCACGATGCCCAAGAGGAAGGTCAGCTCCGCCGAGGGGGCGGCGAAGGAGGAGCCCAAGAGGAGATCGGCGAGGTTGTCAGCAAAACCGGCTCCTGCAAAAGTGGAAACGAAGCCAAAAAAGGCGGCGGGAAAGGATAAATCTTCAGACAAAAAAGtgcaaacaaaagggaaaagaggagcaaagggaAAACAGGCAGAAGTGGCCAACCAAGAGACTAAAGAAGACTTGCCTGCAGAAAATGGAGAGACTAAAAACGAGGAGAGCCCAGCCTCTGatgaagcagaagagaaagaagccaagtcTGATTAATAACCACACACTCAGTCCTGTCAGTGGTCCCTGTTTCCCTTCTTGTACAATCCAGAGGAATATTTTTATCAACTATTTTGTAAATGCAAGTTTTTTAGTAGctctagaaacatttttaaaaaggagggaatcccacctcatcccattttttaagtgtaaatgcttttttttaagaGGTGAAATCATTtgctggttgtttattttttggtacaACCAGAAAATAGTGGGATATTGGATATGGGAGGCTTTGATTGTCTTGGGTGTCAGCTTAACATTCCATAGATGGGGGGTAGCTTTTATATCCTATAATACAAAAGCATACTAAATGGCAGTTTGGAGTCAGTTGTGCATTCAATGTCTTGAACACTTTAAATTACTTCTCTTGCCATATTGTTTTGGTAGAATTATTTCCTACAGCAAACCACTTTTTGATCTTGGCTCTCCTGGTCAGAATTTTGTGCACTATACTATAACATCTTTGGTCGTGGTAGTCCAGTTTTCCTAGTAACTTGGTTAATGTGCTGTGAACAATTGACAGTTTGGGTATGTAGTGTATATGATATTAAATTGTGAATCAGTGGGACTTACGATGTAACAACATatcaatatttgaagatattgGTACTTGATATCCTGTTAAGGAAAATTGCTCCAAATTTTAAGCTGGAAAGTCACTGGAATAACTGTTAAGAATCACAACTACATGATATTTTAGATTTCTGGTACGTATGTGAAGAATTGTGTACAAATTGAAATGTCTGTGTAGTGATCCTCAAAACAACCAATAAAATCtcagttataaaagaaaaaaaaaaaaaaaagaaataaagtgcacactaAATGGAACGCACTTGAATTATGCCTGAACCATCCCCCAGCCCACGCCCACCCCTCTGatccgtggaaaaactgtcttccatgaaaccagtccctggtgccaaaaagctCAGGGACCACTGGTCTAGGGTCATCCAGAGGCATTTCTCCAGCCCCTGCCAGAGGTCAGGCTCATCACAGCTATGGAGAGGGAAGCACAAGGACAGGTCGGTTCAGCAAACCCAGCATTCCCTCGTCTAGTCATCAGAGTCTGCGAGATACCAGAAAATAaagccattttattattattttcttatctgcCATTGTGGCCTGAGGAGTGGGAATGGAAGGGAGGGAGGCGATGCCGTCGGCCCCAGCCGATGGTCCTCTACTTGGCCTGGACTGTCTCCTCCAGCCTATCCAAGCgcttctgcagctcctgcaccGTGGCCTGGAGCTTCCTCATCTCCTCCTCCAACCGGGATATGGCATCCTGGGGGACCCCAGGCAGCATTAGCCCCAGGGCCTCCTAGGCCACTAGGCCCCCAGAGCTTGGGCCCCTCTGTCTCTCATCCAGAGAACTGCAGGCCTTTAAGCCTGGAACCTGTTTTCTGAGGCCTCAGGATTATCCACTCCCAGCCCCCAAAGGGAGCCccaatattgtgtgtgtgtggcctgcCCCCAAACGCCAGCCTCTTTCCACTGGGTCAGTGACCACATCAGTAGCAGCCCCTGCCCTACCCCACCTTCTTGCCCTGGTTCCCGGGCTCCCATCTGCCTCTCACCGAGCTGGGAGCACCAGTGGCCTCAGGTGCCGTCCTCTTGCGCGCAGTGTCCAGGCCCCGGTTGACCCTCAGCTCCCGGCTCTTGGGGGGCACGTAGCCGTCCTTGAGGGAGATGAGGAGGGGCCCAGCATCCCGGCCCCCCAGCCACTCCTCAGCCGTGAGGGCAGCGTCGGGCCCTGCGGTGGGCGGGTACAGGTCTTCCTGGAACAGGTCCGACTGTGGGGCGAGGCCAGGACTGGTTAAGAGAAAGCTCAGGCCACACCACCACCCTGCCACTCCGAGCACCTGAGGAGGGACCCGGGAACATCACCTTTCTAGGCACCGTCATGGCAATGGGTTCACACTTCCGCTCATGCAGCTTGTAGAATCTGTGGAAACGGGAAGGTGAGCAGTGCCCACAGCGTGGCTGGGACTCAAGGTCAGCGTGGGGTGAGCGCTGCCCAAGGGGCACGctcaggtcaggggcaggggcagtcACCTGGCAATCTCACACTTGTTCACCTCTAGACCACGTTTGGGCATGTAGCCCATTCCACGCTGGGACTCCTTGGAACTGAACATAGAGAGATAGTGCAGGAACGGGGCCTCGGAGGTGATCTCGAAGTACCGGATAGAGCTGTCCCCCTGCAGGTGGTAGGTGCAAGGGAGGGTCAGCACCAGCAGATGCCTCCAGCTGTGGTCCTTTCTAAGTCCCCCTGCCCACCTCGCTCCCCCGACCCCCTGCCCAACGGGGCCACCTTGCCACAGAGGTAGACAATGTTGGTGTCAGGGTCAAAGAAGGGCAGCAGGACACCACTGCTTGTGTCCAGCTCCTGCAGGGACAGCGGCTCCTCCAGGTGCTTCTGTAGAGATGGACGGGAGAGAACTGTGAGCTGGGCCACGTCAGGCCCCCATTACTGGAGGAGTGGGGACCGGGACTTAGACATCAACCAGCAGAAACCCCCATCACATGGTGGGTAAACTGAGGCCCTGCCCTTCCAGCCAGGCACACAACGGGGCAGGGGGGACAAAACCTGGTCCCTGCCCGGCACTCACCGTGTCCCACAGTGCCACCTGCCGCTCGCTCATGCGGCTGAAACCCGTGGTCAGGATCTTTCCATCGGATACAAACACGGCCCGCACGGGCCGGGTCCCCTCATGGGGACGATCTTTCTCCTGGAAGGAAAGGGAGGAGACCGGTCAGGCATCCGCACACACCCTCTAAGGGCCAAGCCCCAGCTGGAAGCTGGAGAGGGCGGCATCTAAGGGGGCCTCATCAGGGGTGGGCGGTAGGGGGAGGGTCAAGCTCCCAGGGTCAAAGGTCAAGGCAACTCACAGCTACTATGGTGCCTTTTCGGGGCTCAATGATGCGGACTCGCTTGTCACGGCAGGAGGTACAGATGAGGGCGCCATCTCGGCTCCAGTCCACACTGTAGATGGTGTCCGGGTGCACGTCGGAGCCCAGCGTCAGCACGGCCGCCCCCGTGCCCACGTCCCACACCAGGATCACATTGTCGCAACCTGGGCGATGTCCTCAGTGTCAGAAGCCAGGAGCGTCCCCCCATCACTGTCAGGTGACCAGCCCTCCCCGCGTCTCCCCCTTGGCACCTGCACTGAGCAGCACGTTCTGGGCCGTGGGGTGCCAGGCCACGATGCCCACGCGCTTGGTGTGGCCCTCCAGGGTGACGACAGGCTCCCGCAGGGGCAGCGTCAGGCCCCCGTCGGGGATCTCCCACACCTGCAGAGAAGAGGCGAGTGAGTGAGTCTTGGCAACGCCCAATATCAGCTCCAGTGCCTGAGCCCCTCCTGGCCCCTGGGTCCCCCCCACACTCACCATGACGGAGCAGTCCTCGGAGCCACTGGCAATGACGTTATCATTGTGCGGGCACCAGGCGATGTCCAGCACTGGGGCCGTGTGGCCACAGACCATAGGTACATTCTTGTCTACACGGCCAGTCTGGAGGACACAGCGGGGCCTCTGAGGGAGGTGCTCTGGCCCTCCAAACCCAATCCCACCTCCCCATGCCCCTTCAGAGAGGCACAGAGGGGAAAGTTGTGGGGTCCCTGGCAGGCGGAGAGGGGCCTAGGGTGGGAGGGTTTGGGGCTCTGCCCCAGTCTCAGAGCTGTCTGGGCAACTCAGAGGGCTGGCCACAAGTAGCGCAGGATGGACATGCGGGCTGGTCCTGCCCTTCTGTCAGACCCTGGCCAAGTTCCTGCCAGCTCCATCTCAGCTTCTCATCCGTGTCCTGGGGCCTGgtacccccaccctcacccccaccccaaattctTCCATGGCACTACAGGCCAGGGCCCCCGGCGTGAGATGGGCTGAGGGAGTGGTTGTATTGGGGCTGGGGTTCCCCAGGGAAGTATGTGTGAATGATGGGGCTGTGGGGACAGGTCCCCCTGAAAGGACAAGGATGGGGAAGTCTGTATAACGGGTTTGAAATGGCTGCTTCCGGGGACAGCTGCTACTGCAGGGTTTCCTGTGTGAAGCGCGGGCCCAGCTCTTACTCCGACAAccacttcctcttctctctgtttCCATCGGCCCTTTTAAGGTAACAACTGAGGGCCCATCTCCCCTTCCtgtgtgctgggggtgggggtccgCAAACAGCAGGGAGGGCAGGATTTGAGGGGggccagggttgggggaggggagagggtctCTTACCTCATCCCTGCCTGTGAGCTGGGAGCCACTGAGCTCGCTGGGTTCCCAGGGGCTCAGAGAGGTCCCTCCAAACCCTAAGAGCACTGCTGGGCCTTCCCAGACCCCATCCCAGGCCTCTCTGTGCAGGAGAAAGCTCCAGGCTGACTCGGGACGGCAAACCCTGGGTCTGCAGGAGTTGCTATTTGACCCT encodes:
- the SLX1A gene encoding structure-specific endonuclease subunit SLX1 — translated: MGPAGGAARSGRFFGVYLLYCLNPRHRGRVYVGFTVNPARRVQQHNGGRKKGGAWRTSGRGPWEMVLIVHGFPSAVAALRFEWAWQHPQASRRLTHVGRRLRGEATFAFHLRVLAHMLRAPPWARLPLTLRWLRVDFRQDLCPPPPPHMPLAFGPPPPRAPALRSQAGPSDDTGCEPELDVDARCTLCARALQDEESPLCCPHPGCSLRAHVICLAEEFLQEEPGQLLPLEGACPGCKNSLLWGDLIWLCRMGTEEDSEDSELEEEHWTDMLET
- the BOLA2B gene encoding bolA-like protein 2; this translates as MELSAEYLREKLQRDLEAEHVEVEDTTPNRCASSFRVLVVSAKFEGKPLLQRHRLVNTCLAEELLHIHAFEQKTLTPEQWAREQQK
- the LOC133063586 gene encoding non-histone chromosomal protein HMG-14 — protein: MPKRKVSSAEGAAKEEPKRRSARLSAKPAPAKVETKPKKAAGKDKSSDKKVQTKGKRGAKGKQAEVANQETKEDLPAENGETKNEESPASDEAEEKEAKSD
- the CORO1A gene encoding coronin-1A, whose translation is MSRQVVRSSKFRHVFGQPAKADQCYEDVRVSQNTWDSGFCAVNPKFVALICEASGGGAFLVLPLSKTGRVDKNVPMVCGHTAPVLDIAWCPHNDNVIASGSEDCSVMVWEIPDGGLTLPLREPVVTLEGHTKRVGIVAWHPTAQNVLLSAGCDNVILVWDVGTGAAVLTLGSDVHPDTIYSVDWSRDGALICTSCRDKRVRIIEPRKGTIVAEKDRPHEGTRPVRAVFVSDGKILTTGFSRMSERQVALWDTKHLEEPLSLQELDTSSGVLLPFFDPDTNIVYLCGKGDSSIRYFEITSEAPFLHYLSMFSSKESQRGMGYMPKRGLEVNKCEIARFYKLHERKCEPIAMTVPRKSDLFQEDLYPPTAGPDAALTAEEWLGGRDAGPLLISLKDGYVPPKSRELRVNRGLDTARKRTAPEATGAPSSDAISRLEEEMRKLQATVQELQKRLDRLEETVQAK